TTTCTCTCCCCATACCTCCTGAAAAAGCTTTTCGGAGCTGATAACCTGTCCCCTGTTTTCACAAAGTATCCATAGTATGGAAAATTCAGTGGGTGTCAGAACAAGAGGTTGTTCATTGAGAGAACATTCATGTGTAGTTTTATTCATTACAAGACCGGAGACTTCCAGTATATCATTTGACTGCTGTATTCCCTCGTTATACCTTGTAAATCTCCTAAGCTGGGCTTTAACTCTTGCAACCATTTCAAGGGGACTAAAAGGTTTTGTAATATAATCATCTGCACCCAAAGTCAGTCCGGTGATTTTATCCATTTCTTCAACCTTGGCTGTCAGCATTATAACCGGAAAATTGTATTTCTCCCGTATCTTCTGGCATAATTTAAACCCATCCATCACAGGCATCATAACGTCCAGTACGGCAAGGTCGTATTTTATCTCATCAATTGATTTAAGTGCTTCTATAGGAGAGTAAAACTTGTATATATTATAATTCTCATTTCTCAGGTACAACTCAACCAAATCCGCTATCTCTTTTTCATCATCAACCACTAGAATATTTGTGCTCATAAATCGTCCTCATAAATTCCCATAATAAAATAGATAAGAAAATTATAGCATTCTAAATTAAAACTTTATTAAGAATTACTTAATTTTTTTAAATTTTGGGAATGTTAAAGGTAAATTTTGTGCCTTTACTCGTATTACTCTGTACGTAAATACTCCCACCGTGAGCTGAAACAATGGATTTACAAATGGTAAGTCCTATTCCGGAACCACCTGTCAGCTTATTTCGTGACTTATCCGCCCTGTAAAACCTCTCAAAAATGTAAGGCAAATCTTCCTGAGGTATACCCGGTCCGTTATCCATCACAGAAATTTCAGTATTTGTATCATTATCCTGTATATTCATTTCTACCGTTCCACCTTCAGGAGTGTATTTTAAAGCATTTGAAAGTAAATTAACAAATACCTGGCTTATTTTATCCTTATCAGCATACACCCGGCAATTTGCACCAGTGAGTTTTAATTCCAGCCCTTTACTTAAAAACTCAGTTTCAAAATTCTGCACCTGCCTTTTTGCCAATTCAGTAATATCAAAGGTTTCCATGTTCAGTGTAAGATTTTCACTTTCATACTTTGCAAGTCTTTCAAGGTCACCTACCATCTTGCTAATCCTTACAATCTCTTCATGACAGCTTTTAAGTCTTTCCGAATCAGCAGGCCATATTCCATCTATCATGGCTTCTAAATGGCTCTGTAGAGTTGCGAGCGGAGTTCTGAGTTCATGTGCAACATCTCCGGTAAGCCTTTTTCTTAATATTTCCTGCTTTTGCATGTTTTCTGCAAGATCATTTATGGTAACAGTAAGCTGATTTATTTCTCGTGTATTTGACTTCTCTGTAATTCTATCTGAATAAAACCCTTTTGATATAGCTTTTGCCGTATTTATTACCCTTCCTATGGGCGAAACCAGTCTTTTTGACATAACAGTTCCGAACAACAGAGAAAGAATTAAGGAGAAAATCCCCACAGCCCAAAGTAAATTGTATAAATCATTTATAAATGCAATGTCGTGTTCATTAAGATAATTGTCTCCATAGGTTCCGATTTCTACAGTTCCTACCTTGTTAAGGTCATGGTTTATAGAATAGGGAACCTCTGTGTAGCTTGACTTACCGCTGCCGGGTATCCTGCTTGCATTTTTTGACATATGCTCTATTATTCTTTGACACATACCATTGTTGTGAGCTTTTGCGTCCCAAATAATATTACCGTTAATATCTTTGACTTTTAAGATAATTCCATTCTCCATTGAACTTATCCCGATGGTTTCAATTACTTTTGTATTCCATTTGCCATTTCCCATGTATTGGCCTGATAGGGTAGTAACAATTTCACGGTTTTTTTGTTCCGTATTTTGTTTTACATATTCTTCAAAATGCTTGTATATAAAAAGTGTTGTAAAAATACTTATAAGCATAATGCAAATAAGTGCAACCGCAACATATGAAATTGAAAGCTTGGTTCTTAAACTGGAATTCATGTCCGGCACCTCAGTTTATTTATAATAATAACTATTCTCCCGCAAATCTGTATCCTACTCCGTGAACAGTCACCAGATACCTTGGGGCTTTGGGGTCATCCTCTATTTTTTGCCTGAGATTTTTTATGTGAGTATCAACCGTTCTGTCAAAACCCTCAAAATCATCACCAAGGGCCATACTTATAAGTTCTTCTCGAGTAAAGGTTTTTTTAGGGAATCCAGCCATAGTAACCAATATCCTGTATTCATTAGGAGTAACATTTATTGTATTGCCTGCTTTTCTTATTTCATGTACAAAGGTGTCTATTGCAAGATCTCCATTGTCAAAAATAACTTTACTGTTATCTTCAACAGGTTCTTTCACAGTTCTTCTGAGCACTGCTGTAACTCTTGCAAGAAGCTGTCTTGGGCTAAATGGTTTTAAGACATAGTCATCGGCACCAATATCCAGTCCTGTTATTACATCGTCATCAGAGACTTTAGCTGTTAACATTATTATTGGAACGGAAGAATTTTTTCTAATTTTTTTACATATTTCCTCC
This region of Clostridium sp. BNL1100 genomic DNA includes:
- the vanR gene encoding VanR-ABDEGLN family response regulator transcription factor; translated protein: MSTNILVVDDEKEIADLVELYLRNENYNIYKFYSPIEALKSIDEIKYDLAVLDVMMPVMDGFKLCQKIREKYNFPVIMLTAKVEEMDKITGLTLGADDYITKPFSPLEMVARVKAQLRRFTRYNEGIQQSNDILEVSGLVMNKTTHECSLNEQPLVLTPTEFSILWILCENRGQVISSEKLFQEVWGEKYFSGSNNTVMVHIRHLREKMKEPEGNPKFIKTVWGVGYKIEK
- a CDS encoding ATP-binding protein, encoding MNSSLRTKLSISYVAVALICIMLISIFTTLFIYKHFEEYVKQNTEQKNREIVTTLSGQYMGNGKWNTKVIETIGISSMENGIILKVKDINGNIIWDAKAHNNGMCQRIIEHMSKNASRIPGSGKSSYTEVPYSINHDLNKVGTVEIGTYGDNYLNEHDIAFINDLYNLLWAVGIFSLILSLLFGTVMSKRLVSPIGRVINTAKAISKGFYSDRITEKSNTREINQLTVTINDLAENMQKQEILRKRLTGDVAHELRTPLATLQSHLEAMIDGIWPADSERLKSCHEEIVRISKMVGDLERLAKYESENLTLNMETFDITELAKRQVQNFETEFLSKGLELKLTGANCRVYADKDKISQVFVNLLSNALKYTPEGGTVEMNIQDNDTNTEISVMDNGPGIPQEDLPYIFERFYRADKSRNKLTGGSGIGLTICKSIVSAHGGSIYVQSNTSKGTKFTFNIPKI
- a CDS encoding response regulator transcription factor, whose translation is MTDSAKKILVVDDETKISEVIKSYLEYNGYKVFTALNGKEAMEVFNETNPDLIILDLMLPDISGEEICKKIRKNSSVPIIMLTAKVSDDDVITGLDIGADDYVLKPFSPRQLLARVTAVLRRTVKEPVEDNSKVIFDNGDLAIDTFVHEIRKAGNTINVTPNEYRILVTMAGFPKKTFTREELISMALGDDFEGFDRTVDTHIKNLRQKIEDDPKAPRYLVTVHGVGYRFAGE